In a genomic window of Hoeflea sp. 108:
- the htpG gene encoding molecular chaperone HtpG: MPTDVREAETRSFEADVSRLLHMMVHSVYSDRDVFLRELISNAADACEKLRYEAITKPELLGADPKPSITIVADPDQKRLTVEDNGIGMSGDELVEALGTIARSGTRAFMERVEAAKSGDGTELIGQFGVGFYSVFMVADKVDVITRKAGVDEAWRWSSDGKGSYQIASASAADAPKRGTRVVLYLMEDATSYMQPYQLERLIKEQSGHVPVPVALIEKPGVERREVADGTALWVKSKSDIKAEEYTDFYRGVSGLYDEPAATVHFKAEGRHEYNTLAFIPGSRPFDLFDQHRSGHMKLYVRRVFITDNADLVPRYLRFVRGLVDSADLPLNLSREMIQDSPLLAAVRKGVTSRILGDLAKISEDDGARYHKIWDNFGVVLKEGLYEDWERREQLLKLTRFHSTASGDSWRSLADYVAAMKDGQQAIYFMTGDDKARLEASPQLEGFKARGVEVLLLTDPVDSFWVTMAPEFDGKPFKSVTQGGADLSEIALPDDATKTETEASPEIATFIAFVKSTLGGEVSDVKASDRLTESAVCLVAPEGGPDRQIERLLSAAGRLDKAAKPILEINPRHDRILALARLGDGDLPFRQDVVHLLYDEARVLDGDKPADAKAFSQRMSRLIARSVPAN, translated from the coding sequence ATGCCGACAGATGTGAGAGAAGCCGAGACCCGATCTTTCGAAGCCGATGTATCGCGCCTTCTGCACATGATGGTGCATTCAGTTTATTCCGATCGCGACGTGTTCCTGCGCGAACTGATTTCCAACGCCGCCGATGCCTGCGAAAAGCTGCGGTACGAGGCGATCACCAAGCCAGAACTGCTCGGCGCCGATCCGAAGCCTTCTATCACCATTGTAGCCGATCCGGACCAGAAACGCCTGACCGTCGAGGACAACGGCATTGGCATGAGTGGCGACGAACTGGTCGAGGCGCTCGGCACGATCGCACGCTCCGGCACCCGCGCCTTCATGGAGCGCGTCGAAGCTGCAAAGTCTGGAGACGGTACCGAACTGATCGGCCAATTCGGTGTGGGCTTCTATTCAGTTTTCATGGTTGCCGATAAGGTTGACGTCATTACGCGCAAGGCAGGCGTCGACGAGGCTTGGCGCTGGTCTTCCGACGGCAAGGGCTCCTACCAGATCGCGTCAGCCTCGGCTGCGGACGCGCCGAAGCGCGGCACCCGTGTCGTGCTGTATCTGATGGAAGATGCCACCAGCTATATGCAACCCTATCAGCTGGAAAGGTTGATCAAGGAACAGTCCGGCCATGTCCCGGTTCCGGTGGCGCTAATCGAAAAACCCGGCGTCGAGCGACGAGAGGTCGCTGACGGCACGGCGTTGTGGGTGAAGTCGAAGAGCGACATCAAGGCTGAAGAGTATACCGACTTCTATCGCGGCGTTTCCGGACTGTATGACGAACCGGCTGCAACCGTTCATTTCAAAGCCGAGGGACGCCACGAATACAACACGCTCGCCTTCATCCCTGGTTCGCGTCCTTTCGACCTGTTCGACCAGCATCGCAGCGGCCACATGAAGCTCTATGTGCGGCGCGTCTTCATCACCGACAATGCGGATCTGGTACCACGCTATCTGCGCTTTGTGCGCGGTCTTGTCGATTCCGCGGATTTACCCCTCAACCTTTCGCGCGAGATGATACAGGACAGCCCGCTTCTGGCGGCAGTCCGCAAAGGCGTGACCAGCCGCATTCTCGGCGACTTGGCAAAAATCTCGGAGGATGACGGCGCTCGCTACCACAAAATCTGGGACAACTTCGGCGTCGTCCTTAAGGAGGGCCTCTACGAGGACTGGGAGCGTCGCGAGCAGTTGCTGAAACTGACGCGTTTCCATTCAACCGCATCGGGAGACAGCTGGCGCAGCCTCGCCGATTATGTCGCTGCAATGAAGGACGGCCAGCAGGCAATCTACTTCATGACCGGCGACGATAAGGCCCGGCTCGAAGCCTCCCCGCAGCTCGAGGGGTTCAAAGCGCGTGGCGTCGAAGTTCTTCTGCTGACGGACCCTGTCGACAGCTTCTGGGTGACAATGGCGCCCGAATTCGATGGCAAGCCGTTCAAGTCGGTGACGCAAGGCGGCGCCGACCTCTCCGAGATCGCGCTTCCTGACGACGCCACAAAAACCGAGACCGAAGCATCGCCCGAGATCGCGACCTTCATCGCTTTCGTAAAATCGACCCTGGGCGGGGAGGTGTCCGATGTGAAGGCGTCCGACCGTCTTACCGAAAGCGCTGTCTGTCTCGTGGCCCCCGAGGGCGGGCCCGACCGCCAGATCGAGCGGCTGCTCAGCGCGGCAGGCCGTCTCGACAAGGCTGCAAAGCCGATCCTGGAAATCAACCCCCGTCATGACCGCATTCTTGCCCTTGCGAGACTGGGCGATGGAGACCTGCCGTTCCGTCAGGATGTGGTCCATCTTCTGTATGACGAAGCTCGCGTCCTCGACGGGGATAAGCCGGCCGACGCAAAGGCCTTCTCACAGCGGATGTCGAGGCTGATCGCGCGAAGCGTGCCCGCGAACTGA
- a CDS encoding DUF982 domain-containing protein gives MPDFRFLVSRALSRCPGRPAHAERLCSDLREREKTMLSQPFEKPVRVWVGLGFPRQLNTVVDAYQFVTDWCGNSPEQKAAIRACKAALAGDIDAETARSIVVYFARKKDILFEDADMAAVTSERPLHL, from the coding sequence TTGCCGGATTTCCGCTTTCTGGTCAGTCGGGCGCTGTCGCGATGTCCCGGGCGTCCGGCGCATGCCGAGCGGTTGTGCTCTGATCTTCGTGAGCGAGAGAAAACCATGCTTTCTCAGCCTTTCGAAAAACCCGTCCGTGTCTGGGTCGGGCTTGGGTTTCCGCGCCAGCTCAACACCGTGGTCGACGCTTATCAGTTCGTCACCGACTGGTGCGGCAACAGCCCGGAACAGAAGGCAGCCATCCGTGCCTGCAAGGCCGCGCTGGCAGGCGACATCGATGCTGAAACCGCGCGAAGCATCGTCGTCTACTTTGCCAGGAAGAAGGACATTCTGTTTGAGGACGCAGACATGGCGGCGGTGACGTCTGAACGACCGCTGCATCTTTGA